The sequence TCCGGCGCGGCCCGGTTGGGCGGGCGACAAGGATTTCGGGATCGCGCCCCATACCGATTACGGGTGCCTCACCCTGCTGGCGACCGATGGCCAGCCCGGCCTCGAAGTGGCGCTGCGCGATGGCTCTTGGCACCCAGTGCAGGCGGACCCCGGTGTGTTCGTCGTGAATTTCGGCGAGATGCTGGAGATGTGGAGCAACGGACGGGTGCGCGCCACCCTGCACCGTGTGCTGGGCGGCCCGGAGGAGCGGATTTCCGTGCCGCTGTTCTTCAACCCGACCCATGACACCAATGTCGCGCCGATCGGGTCGGGCAAGGTCATTCTGGCCGGTGACCACCTGTCGCGGCGCTACACCGAAACCTATGTTCATCTGCATGGGCAAGACTAGCCCTTGCGCGGCGGTCCGCGTCGGTCCGGTCTACAGGTGAGACAGGGCGCGGCGGGCCCAGTCGCAGGCGATTTCGGGATCGTCCAGTCCGCTTTCGGGCATCGACCAATAGGGCATCACCGTCGGCGCCCGGCCCGCGCGCTGGTAGGTCCAGCGCGTGCAGCCCTCGGCGGTCAGACTGTCGACCATCGCACCCGCGCCCTTCAGCCAGAGGGACCCGTCGGCCATCAGGATCGCAAAGATCTTACCCTGATGATACAGGCACAGGCCGCCCATCATCTTGCGCGTTGTGATATCTCCCAAATCCGAGAACAGCTCGATCGCATGCGCGACATCGGCCTCGGCGACGGCCAAGTCAGCCGCCTTGCGCGGCGGCGCGTTCGGCCGCCAGTTCCTCGGCATCCTTGAACTTGATCGACTCGCCGCAGCCGCAGGCATCGGTCACGTTGGGGTTGCGGAACTTGAACGACGCCTCCAGCAGCGAGACCTCGTAATCGATCTCGGTGCCGAACAGGAACATCTGCGCCATCGGCGCGATCATCACGCGCGCGCCGTCCTGTTCGACCACCTCGTCATTGGGGTCGATCTCGGTCACGTAATCCATGGTGTATTCCATGCCGGCGCAACCGCCTTTCTTGACACCGATCCGCAGACCCTGTGTGCCGCCTTGGGCCATCAGCTTGGCGATCTGCCGGGCGGCGGCGGGTGTGAGGGTGACGGCCTGTTTTCCGGGAATGCCGAACATCGGGACTACTCCTGCGCGTTGTAGGCGTAATGTAGGGGGTCTTTGGCCTCGGCTCAACCGGGCAGGGCCGACGGCACCAGCAGCGCAAGGCCCAGTGCGGTGCCAAAGGCCCAGGTGAAGCTGACCACGCTGCCCAGCACAAGGCGGCGGCGTCCCTGCCGGGACCGCTGCGCCCAATGGCGCCAGACATAGATCAGCTTCAGTGCCATGATCGCGGGCACCAGCAGCGGCAGGCCCATCAGGATCGCCAGGCACAGGCCCACCCGCTCGACCCAGCCTGTCACGACGCCTTCGCGCGCCGGCGGCTCGGTCCCGCCGAGCAGGGTCAGCACGGCATATTGCCCGCCACGCGCGGCAAAGATGACCGCGCCCGCGATCAGGTAAGCCTGCGGAAGCGCCGGGACCGAGGAGAGCGGGCTGAGCGACCACAGCCCCGGCGCCAGGACGGCGACAGCGACGATCGAGGCGATGTGAAAAAGCTGATCGGCGATGTAGCTGGGCAAGCCCGATGGCATGCCGAAGGTCTTGAGGATGTCGATCAGCAGATGCGCGGCGGTCAGCGCCAGAAACCAGGGCGAAAAGGTCAGGGTCGTCAGCACCATCGCCAGAAACACAAGGGCGATATGGGTGCCCAGCGCGATCGGACGCCGCTTGTTGTCGACCAGCCAGCGTGTCTGGGCCAGATAGTCTGCGATGACATGTGCCAGAAACAGCGCGGCAAAGGTGTGGGCGGCCATGGGGGAAGGGGGGTCCGTTTGTCGCCGCGCACAAGGCCGGCGCGCGCCGGTCCGTGGGCGGCGATCCGTGCCAGGGTGACGCGGTGCCGCGCCGGGGCGGATTGGAGAAAGCCGTCGTGTCTGCGGGCGGTTACATGAACCCCAGTTCCAAGCGGGCCTCGTCCGACATCATGTCCATGCCCCAGGGCGGATCCCAGGTGATTTCCACGTCCACCTGCTTCACGCCATCCAGCGGTTCGATCGAATCCGCCAGCCAGCCGGGCATGTCGCCCGCCACCGGGCAGCCCGGCGCGGTCAGGGTCATGGTCACATGGACGGCGTTCTCTGGCGAGATCTCGATCGTGTAGATCAGACCCAGATCGAAGATGTTCACCGGAATCTCGGGGTCATAGACCGAGCGGCAGGCCTCGACCACCTGCTCGTACAGGGGATGATCCGTGGACGACGGCTTGATCAGCGGCGTGCCTTCGAGATGCTCTTGATGTTCGGTCATGCGCGGCCTCGTTCAATATCCGACAAGACATATAAGGATTGGCGGCATCGGGGTAAAGCCGTCAGGCGCCCCGACGTTTGCGCACCGGCTGCGGCCGGACATGTTTCTCGATGGCATCGAAGAGATGGGCGGCGACGTTCTTGCCCGTCGCCTCCTCGATACCCTGGACGCCCGGGCGAGGAATTCACCTCGAGCACCTTGGGCCCATCCTC comes from Roseibacterium elongatum DSM 19469 and encodes:
- a CDS encoding TfoX/Sxy family protein; its protein translation is MAVAEADVAHAIELFSDLGDITTRKMMGGLCLYHQGKIFAILMADGSLWLKGAGAMVDSLTAEGCTRWTYQRAGRAPTVMPYWSMPESGLDDPEIACDWARRALSHL
- a CDS encoding HesB/IscA family protein; amino-acid sequence: MFGIPGKQAVTLTPAAARQIAKLMAQGGTQGLRIGVKKGGCAGMEYTMDYVTEIDPNDEVVEQDGARVMIAPMAQMFLFGTEIDYEVSLLEASFKFRNPNVTDACGCGESIKFKDAEELAAERAAAQGG
- a CDS encoding DUF3307 domain-containing protein, giving the protein MAAHTFAALFLAHVIADYLAQTRWLVDNKRRPIALGTHIALVFLAMVLTTLTFSPWFLALTAAHLLIDILKTFGMPSGLPSYIADQLFHIASIVAVAVLAPGLWSLSPLSSVPALPQAYLIAGAVIFAARGGQYAVLTLLGGTEPPAREGVVTGWVERVGLCLAILMGLPLLVPAIMALKLIYVWRHWAQRSRQGRRRLVLGSVVSFTWAFGTALGLALLVPSALPG
- a CDS encoding SUF system Fe-S cluster assembly protein, which translates into the protein MTEHQEHLEGTPLIKPSSTDHPLYEQVVEACRSVYDPEIPVNIFDLGLIYTIEISPENAVHVTMTLTAPGCPVAGDMPGWLADSIEPLDGVKQVDVEITWDPPWGMDMMSDEARLELGFM